The following proteins are encoded in a genomic region of Astatotilapia calliptera chromosome 22, fAstCal1.2, whole genome shotgun sequence:
- the acot13 gene encoding acyl-coenzyme A thioesterase 13 produces the protein MASLTLNSLKHVMRAMVDSPGFDRVLSKVDILSASPGKVVCEMRVEEEHTNRGGTLHGGLTATLVDIVSTIAIMHSERGAPGVSVDMNITYMNAAKMGEDVLITAQVLKQGRSLAFATVDLTNKVTGKIIAQGRHTKHLGSS, from the exons ATGGCTTCGCTTACTTTAAATTCCTTAAAACATGTAATGAGAGCTATGGTGGATAGCCCAGGCTTCGACAGGGTACTTAGCAAG GTGGACATTTTGTCTGCCAGCCCCGGTAAAGTGGTGTGTGAGATGCGGGTAGAAGAAGAGCACACAAACCGGGGAGGGACGCTGCACGGTGGGCTAACAGCCACACTGGTTGATATCGTCTCCACCATAGCTATCATGCACAGTGAGAGGGGGGCACCGGGGGTCAGCGTGGATATGAATATAAC GTACATGAACGCTGCCAAGATGGGAGAAGATGTTCTCATCACCGCTCAGGTTCTGAAACAGGGACGGAGTCTGGCGTTTGCCACAGTGGACCTCACCAACAAGGTTACAGGGAAGATCATCGCACAAGGAAGACACACCAAACATCTTGGCAGCAGCTGA
- the tdp2b gene encoding tyrosyl-DNA phosphodiesterase 2 isoform X1 produces the protein MASTSESDTPSVSNLEEKRSRLCDEFAAIAGTESAVAQCYLAENDWEMERALNSFFEADMERVFDVEELPEKDTTPKAKRQKVEDAPAANCQTVCGNICSIDLTADSPATTRKPSEEDDGKLSMITWNVDGLDTDNIAERARGLCSYLVLYTPDVVFLQELIPPYVQYLKKRAVSYLMIEGGEEGYFTGMLLKKSRVKFVEREIVAYPTTQMMRNLLVAQVIVNSQKLCLMTSHFESCKGYAAERMKQLHVVMQRMSEAPDDVTVVFGGDTNLRDAEVTKVGLPATVCDVWERLGKQEHCRYTWDTKANNNKTVPYVSRCRFDRIYFRSATKDGVPRLAPDHMALVGLEKLDCGRYTSDHWGIYSTFTAE, from the exons ATGGCTTCTACCTCGGAGTCGGACACACCGTCAGTTTCTAActtggaggaaaaaagaagccGCCTCTGTGACGAGTTTGCAGCCATAGCGGGAACTGAAAGCGCCGTGGCTCAGTGCTACCTGGCTGAGAATGACTGGGAGATGGAG AGAGCCTTGAACTCATTCTTTGAGGCAGACATGGAGAGAGTGTTTGATGTTGAGGAGCTTCCAGAGAAAGACACCACCCCCAAAGCTAAGAGGCAGAAGGTTGAAGATGCCCCTGCTGCAAACTG CCAAACTGTCTGTGGAAACATTTGCAGCATAGATTTGACTGCAGACAGTCCTGCTACCACACGGAAACCTTCAGAAGAAGATGATGGTAAACTGTCCATGATCACCTGGAACGTGGACGGACTTGATACGGACAACATTGCAGAGCGTGCCAGAGGCCTGTGTTCATATTTAGTCTT aTACACTCCTGACGTGGTGTTCCTGCAGGAGCTCATTCCCCCGTATGTCCAGTACTTGAAGAAACGGGCTGTCAGCTACCTGATGATTGAAG GTGGTGAGGAAGGTTACTTCACAGGGATGTTGCTGAAAAAGTCACGAGTCAAATTTGTGGAGCGTGAGATAGTAGCTTATCCCACCACTCAGATGATGAGGAACCTGCTTGTTGCTCAG GTGATCGTCAACAGCCAGAAGCTGTGCCTGATGACATCCCACTTTGAGAGCTGTAAGGGATATGCTGCAGAGCGGATGAAACAGCTGCATGTGGTGATGCAGAGGATGTCAGAGGCACCTGATGATGTCACCGTTGTGTTTGGGGGAGACACAAACCTGAGGGATGCGGAG GTGACCAAGGTGGGCCTGCCTGCAACTGTCTGTGATGTGTGGGAGCGACTGGGCAAACAGGAGCACTGCCGCTACACATGGGATACTaaagccaacaacaacaaaactgttCCGTATGTCAGTCGCTGCCGCTTTGACAGAATCTACTTCCGCTCGGCTACCAAGGATGGAGTCCCTCGTCTGGCCCCTGATCACATGGCCTTGGTGGGGCTGGAGAAGCTGGACTGTGGCCGCTACACTAGTGATCACTGGGGAATCTACTCCACCTTCACAGCTGAATAG
- the c22h6orf62 gene encoding uncharacterized protein C6orf62 homolog, which produces MGDPTSRRNQTRNRLRAQLRKKRESLADQFDFKIYIAFVFKEKKKKSALFEVAEVVPVMTNNYEENILRGVRDSSYSLESSIELLQKDVVQLHAPRYQSMRRDVIGCTQEMDFILWPRNDIEKIVCLLFSRWKGADDEPFRPVQAKFEFHHGDYEKQCMHALGRKDKAGMVMNNPTQSVFLFMDRQHLQTPKTKATVFKLCSLCLYLPQDQLTCWGVGDIEDHLRPYMPD; this is translated from the exons ATGGGGGACCCAACTTCACGCAGAAATCAAACACGAAATCGACTTCGAGCTCAACTTCGGAAGAAAAGGGAATCTTTGGCTGATCAGTTTGACTTCAAGATTTATATAGCCTTCGTTTTCAAAGAAAAG aAGAAGAAGTCAGCACTTTTTGAGGTAGCCGAAGTTGTGCCAGTGATGACCAACAACTATGAAGAAAATATCCTACGAGGTGTGCGCGATTCCAGCTACTCTCTCGAGAGTTCAATAGAGCTCCTGCAAAAAGACGTTGTGCAACTACACGCACCCCGATACCAGTCAATGCGAAGG GATGTGATAGGCTGCACTCAGGAAATGGATTTTATCCTATGGCCACGCAACGATATTGAGAAGATCGTCTGTCTGCTGTTCTCCAGATGGAAGGGGGCCGATGATGAACCCTTTAGGCCTGTTCAG GCCAAGTTTGAATTTCATCATGGAGACTACGAGAAGCAGTGCATGCATGCTTTGGGTCGTAAAGACAAGGCTGGAATGGTCATGAACAACCCAACTCAGTCTGTATTTCTCTTCATGGATAGACAGCACTTACAG ACTCCTAAAACCAAGGCCACAGTTTTCAAGTTGTGCAGCCTCTGCCTGTACTTGCCCCAGGACCAGCTGACCTGCTGGGGTGTGGGAGACATCGAGGATCACCTCCGCCCTTATATGCCTGATTAA
- the LOC113014126 gene encoding tyrosyl-DNA phosphodiesterase 2-like, translating to MESDSKTHSGDDTTPDDWMDLAVDSPDGSPAASPAATQKPSEEEDFKLSLITWNVDGFDLEKRPERARGLVKYLNLHNPDVVFLQELVPPYVQFLKEQLVNYLMIEGGRNGCFTGMLLKKSRVKLVESEMVAYPTTKMRRNLLVAQVIVNGQKLCLMTSHFESCKENTAERLKQLHVVKRRLKHAPDDVTVVFGGDTNLRDAEVTKVGLPATVCDVWERLGKQEHCRYTWDTSANNNKTFPFVARCRFDRIYFRPAIRRGIPRLAPDHMALVGLEKLDCGRYSSDHWGIYCTFSAE from the exons ATGGAGAGTGACTctaaaacacacagtggtgATGATACTACTCCAGATGACTG GATGGATTTGGCTGTAGACAGTCCAGATGGAAGTCCTGCTGCCAGTCCTGCTGCTACACAGAAACCCTCAGAAGAAGAGGATTTTAAACTGTCCCTGATCACCTGGAATGTGGACGGGTTTGATTTGGAAAAACGTCCAGAGCGTGCCAGAGGCctggttaaatatttaaactt ACACAACCCTGATGTGGTGTTCCTGCAGGAGCTCGTTCCCCCTTATGTCCAGTTCTTGAAGGAACAGCTCGTCAACTACCTGATGATTGAAG GTGGTCGGAACGGTTGCTTCACAGGGATGTTGCTGAAAAAGTCACGAGTCAAACTTGTGGAGAGCGAGATGGTAGCTTATCCCACCACTAAGATGAGGAGGAACCTGCTGGTCGCTCAG GTGATCGTCAACGGTCAGAAGCTGTGCCTGATGACATCCCACTTTGAGAGCTGTAAGGAAAATACTGCAGAGCGTCTGAAACAGCTGCATGTGGTGAAGCGGAGGTTGAAACACGCACCTGATGATGTCACCGTTGTGTTTGGGGGAGACACAAACCTGAGGGATGCGGAG GTGACCAAGGTGGGCCTGCCTGCAACTGTCTGTGATGTGTGGGAGCGACTGGGCAAGCAGGAGCACTGCCGCTACACGTGGGACACCTctgccaacaacaacaaaacttttCCCTTTGTCGCTCGCTGCCGCTTTGATAGAATCTACTTCCGCCCGGCCATCAGACGTGGAATCCCACGTCTGGCCCCTGATCACATGGCCTTGGTGGGGCTGGAGAAGCTGGACTGTGGCCGCTACTCTAGTGATCACTGGGGAATCTACTGCACCTTCTCAGCTGAATAG
- the gmnn gene encoding geminin has product MNVSGKVKQSHQKSNENIKSLLTPSQKTMGPARQTLQVRQVNSDLGRSAKAGKVGPKRKNWTAEQIRGSKRVKMEVKSTQTEAADGLIDGMSKEAYELMVKETPPSTYWKEVAEERRKALYNVLQENEKLHKSIEARDEQLTKLQSENEELQELAQHVQYMADMIERLTGKSPDNLDELRGIAFDEDEAEHEGDDLADQSENYPDYSYGSAEELSDDEEPGPSGLQN; this is encoded by the exons atgaacgtCAGTGGAAAAGTAAAGCAGAGCCACCAGAAGTCCAATGAGAACATAAAG AGCCTTCTCACACCTTCTCAAAAGACTATGGGACCTGCCAGGCAAACCCTGCAAGTTCGTCAGGTTAACTCAGACCTGGGGAGGTCAGCTAAG gccgGAAAGGTTGGTCCAAAGCGGAAGAATTGGACAGCTGAGCAAATCAGAGGATCAAAGAGGGTCAAGATGGAAGTCAAATCCACTCAAACAGAAGCAGCTGATGGGTTAATAGATGGCATGTCCAAAGAAGCATATGAGCTCATGGTCAAAG AAACTCCACCTTCCACCTACTGGAAAGAGGTAGCAGAGGAGCGACGGAAAGCACTGTACAATGTTCTACAGGAGAATGAGAAG CTCCACAAAAGCATAGAGGCCAGAGATGAGCAGCTAACGAAGCTTCAGAGTGAAAATGAAGAGCTGCAGGAGCTCGCTCAACATGTCCAGTACATGGCTGACATGATTGAG AGACTGACTGGGAAATCTCCTGACAATCTGGATGAGCTCAGAGGGATTGCCTTTGATGAAGATGAGGCTGAACATGAAGGCGACGACTTGGCAGATCAGAGTGAAAACTATCCAGACTACAGTTACGGCTCTGCAGAAGAGCTATCGGATGATGAAGAACCAGGACCCTCAGGACTCCAGAACTAA
- the tdp2b gene encoding tyrosyl-DNA phosphodiesterase 2 isoform X2: MASTSESDTPSVSNLEEKRSRLCDEFAAIAGTESAVAQCYLAENDWEMERALNSFFEADMERVFDVEELPEKDTTPKAKRQKVEDAPAANCIDLTADSPATTRKPSEEDDGKLSMITWNVDGLDTDNIAERARGLCSYLVLYTPDVVFLQELIPPYVQYLKKRAVSYLMIEGGEEGYFTGMLLKKSRVKFVEREIVAYPTTQMMRNLLVAQVIVNSQKLCLMTSHFESCKGYAAERMKQLHVVMQRMSEAPDDVTVVFGGDTNLRDAEVTKVGLPATVCDVWERLGKQEHCRYTWDTKANNNKTVPYVSRCRFDRIYFRSATKDGVPRLAPDHMALVGLEKLDCGRYTSDHWGIYSTFTAE, translated from the exons ATGGCTTCTACCTCGGAGTCGGACACACCGTCAGTTTCTAActtggaggaaaaaagaagccGCCTCTGTGACGAGTTTGCAGCCATAGCGGGAACTGAAAGCGCCGTGGCTCAGTGCTACCTGGCTGAGAATGACTGGGAGATGGAG AGAGCCTTGAACTCATTCTTTGAGGCAGACATGGAGAGAGTGTTTGATGTTGAGGAGCTTCCAGAGAAAGACACCACCCCCAAAGCTAAGAGGCAGAAGGTTGAAGATGCCCCTGCTGCAAACTG CATAGATTTGACTGCAGACAGTCCTGCTACCACACGGAAACCTTCAGAAGAAGATGATGGTAAACTGTCCATGATCACCTGGAACGTGGACGGACTTGATACGGACAACATTGCAGAGCGTGCCAGAGGCCTGTGTTCATATTTAGTCTT aTACACTCCTGACGTGGTGTTCCTGCAGGAGCTCATTCCCCCGTATGTCCAGTACTTGAAGAAACGGGCTGTCAGCTACCTGATGATTGAAG GTGGTGAGGAAGGTTACTTCACAGGGATGTTGCTGAAAAAGTCACGAGTCAAATTTGTGGAGCGTGAGATAGTAGCTTATCCCACCACTCAGATGATGAGGAACCTGCTTGTTGCTCAG GTGATCGTCAACAGCCAGAAGCTGTGCCTGATGACATCCCACTTTGAGAGCTGTAAGGGATATGCTGCAGAGCGGATGAAACAGCTGCATGTGGTGATGCAGAGGATGTCAGAGGCACCTGATGATGTCACCGTTGTGTTTGGGGGAGACACAAACCTGAGGGATGCGGAG GTGACCAAGGTGGGCCTGCCTGCAACTGTCTGTGATGTGTGGGAGCGACTGGGCAAACAGGAGCACTGCCGCTACACATGGGATACTaaagccaacaacaacaaaactgttCCGTATGTCAGTCGCTGCCGCTTTGACAGAATCTACTTCCGCTCGGCTACCAAGGATGGAGTCCCTCGTCTGGCCCCTGATCACATGGCCTTGGTGGGGCTGGAGAAGCTGGACTGTGGCCGCTACACTAGTGATCACTGGGGAATCTACTCCACCTTCACAGCTGAATAG